One Scophthalmus maximus strain ysfricsl-2021 chromosome 1, ASM2237912v1, whole genome shotgun sequence genomic region harbors:
- the ebag9 gene encoding receptor-binding cancer antigen expressed on SiSo cells yields MAITQFRLFKICTCLASLLTFFKRLICRSGRGRKLSGDQITLPTTVDFSSSVPKQPEVEEWSSWDEEAPTSIKIEGGNGNVSPQPNDVDQEPDYFKDMTPTIRKTQKILLKKREPMNYLVPDGSAGFSSRLAASQDMMTFSPPSAELGEMDTWQEDANAWEDESDAAWGAEEVLREQKMAEREKRSMEQQRKKMEKDAQRLIKKDQKIAVKLS; encoded by the exons ATGGCCATCACCCAGTTCCGTCTCTTCAAGATATGCACATGTCTAGCCAGTTTGCTGACTTTCTTTAAGAGGTTGATATGCAG GAGTGGAAGGGGGCGTAAGCTCAGTGGTGATCAAATAACTCTCCCAACAACAGTGGATTTCTCATCATCGGTACCAAAACAG CCAGAAGTTGAAGAATGGAGCTCTTGGGATGAAGAGGCTCCTACAAGTATTAAGATTGAAGGTGGCAACGGAAACGTTTCTCCTCAGCCCAACGACGTGGACCAAGAGCCCGACTACTTCAAAGACATGACTCCCACCATCAGGAAAACACAGAAG ATATTGCTGAAGAAGAGGGAGCCTATGAACTATCTGGTGCCCGATGGCTCAGCAGGATTCTCCAGCAGACTGGCAGCCTCTCAGGATATGATGACCTTCAGTCCTCCTTCT gCTGAGCTTGGAGAAATGGACACTTGGCAGGAGGACGCAAATGCCTGGGAGGACGAGTCCGACGCTGCCtggggagcagaggaggtgcTCAG GGAACAGAAGATGGCTGAGAGAGAAAAGCGGTCcatggagcagcagaggaagaagatggagaaagaTGCTCAGAGGTTGATAAAAAAGGATCAGAAGATCGCAGTCAAGCTCTCGTAA